A stretch of the Vagococcus xieshaowenii genome encodes the following:
- the gatC gene encoding Asp-tRNA(Asn)/Glu-tRNA(Gln) amidotransferase subunit GatC, whose product MPINAEEVNKVASLSKLELSNAESEVFTKKLQSVISMVELLEEIDGEGVEATFTVAHNRSVYREDVALQANMKEELLARVPETEDGYIKVPAIMDDGEAGA is encoded by the coding sequence ATGCCAATTAATGCTGAAGAAGTAAATAAAGTAGCAAGTTTATCAAAACTTGAATTGTCTAACGCTGAATCAGAAGTTTTTACAAAAAAACTACAATCAGTGATTAGCATGGTAGAACTTTTAGAAGAAATTGATGGTGAGGGAGTAGAGGCAACATTTACAGTGGCACACAATCGCTCTGTTTACCGTGAAGATGTTGCGCTTCAAGCCAATATGAAAGAAGAATTATTAGCACGCGTTCCTGAAACAGAGGACGGCTACATTAAAGTACCAGCAATTATGGATGATGGGGAGGCAGGCGCATAA